The Prevotella melaninogenica region TCTCGCCAATGCAAGCCACAATGACGTCGGCATCCTTCGCTGCAGCCACTGCCCCCAGAATCTGAGGTTCGTTCTCCTCCCAATACTTGCCCTTTTCATTATAGGTAACACCCTGGTTCAAAATAACATTCTCCTTGCCATACTCATTGCAGAATGCCTCATAGATGGTATTATACTTGCCGGCAAACTCATCGGTACGATGGCCCTGCCAGGTATAGCTCCATCCACCGTCCAGACAGCGCATCTGATTGGCATTAGGCCCCGTGAGGAGAATCTTCTTGCCATGCTGCAAAGGAAGGATATTACGCTCGTTCTTCAGGAGCACCATACTCTCGGTAGCTCCCTCCAAGGCGAGCTTGGCAAACTCCTCGCCACCAAACTTAGGATAATTCTTCAGTTTCTGGGTTGGGTTCTTAAAGAGATCGAGACGGTATTTCATACGAAGCACACGGCGACAGGCATCATCGATGCGACTCATCGGAATCTTGCCTTCCTTCACCAATTCAATAAGGTAGCCACAAGCATCGCAAGAATAAGGTTCCATAATCATGTCGATACCAGCATTGATGGCGATGCGGAGTGCATCCTTCTTGTCCTTTGCCACCATCTCACGAGTATAGAGATTGTTGATGTCTGCCCAGTCGGTGATAAGCACACCATCCCATCCTGTCTCTTCCTTCAGCCATCCTGTCAGGATTTCCTTGTTGGCGTGCATCGGCATACCGTTGACGGAAGCGGAATTCACCATCACGGTCAAGGCTCCAGCTTGCAGACCCGCCAGGAAAGGAGCGAAGTGCTTCTCTCGCAAGTTGGCAGGAGAGATATAGGCTGGTGTACGGTCTTTACCAGTCCAAGGCACGCCATAGCCCATGAAGTGCTTCATTGAAGTGGCGATGTGATACTGGTCGATGTTATTTGGGTCCTCACCCTGGAAACCATAGACCATGGCCTTGCCCATCTCTGAACTGAGATAGCAATCTTCTCCAAAGTTCTCCCAGATGCGAGGCCAACGGGCATCACGACCGAGATCAACGGTAGGACTGTAAGTCCAAGGCACACTCACCGCACGAGTCTCATAAGCAGTAGCCTCAGCCGAATGGCGAGCAATCTCACGATTGAAGGTGGCAGCTACATTGATGTTCTGCGGGAAGAGGGTACCGTCTTGTGTATAAGTAGAACCGTGGTTCTGATCGAGACCGAAGACGCAAGGGATGCCGATGCGCTTCATCGAAATCTTCTGGATTTGCTCGATGTACTTCTCCCACTGCTTGGCGGTTGGTGCGCAAGTGTTAGGAGCGTTGAGGATAGAGCCAATCTTATAGCGAGAAAAGATAGAATCGGTCTTGTGCTCGTCGATATAGAACACACCGTTCTTGTCGTTGGCACCAAAGAGGTCGGTCACCAATTCCATCATCTGACCTATCTTTTCCTCCAAGGTGAGTTTCTTCAGGGTTTGTTCTACTTGAGCCTCTATCTTAGGGTTGCTTTTGATAACTGGAACATTGGCACTGGTTGTATAAGCAAATGCCAACATTGAAATAGATAATAATAATTTCTTCATAAGTTCAAAGGTTTGACGTTTTATGATAAAACGGAAATCTTTCTAATATTTTATTCGATAGTTACTTTCTTTACGGTGTAACCGTCACCCACGAGGAGGAAACCATCCTGCTCTGTCAAAAGTTGGATAGATAAGTCGGTCAGTTTAAACTCCCATTTAGCAGGTCCATCCACCATGATGTCGCCACGCTCTGGGTCGCCCTTACCAGTAAGGATGTTGTTCCACCAAGCAGTGGCAGCAGTACCCTGACCATTTCCATTCACATAGACACGGAGAATGGTGCCAGCCTTCACCTTTGAGAGGAAGGTATCCTTCAAGGCATTGAATGGTGTACCCCATGTCACGGCAAACTCACCTTCCCAGATGGTGTTCTCCATAGATGGGCGAGCCTCGGTGGTTACCTTGATGGTACCGCCAGCAAACTGTACACCATTGCCATCTACCAATGTAATGTCGTAATCGCCATTGGCGAGGTCGGAAGGAGCAGTAACTTTCAATGTTGTACCCTCATCGAGAACTTTGAAGGCAACCTCCTTATTAGCGATGAGAACTTTCTGAACGAGACCCAGGTTCTTGCACTCGTGGATGGTTGTAGTTTCTCCTGGAGCTACCCTAAGCTCGATGGCATTTGTACCCAAGGCTGGGTCATCGGCAGCAGGAGTCACGGTAACGTTCAAGGTGCGGGATGTGGTCTTGCCCTTGGTGGTGGTTGCCACAATCTTCAGTTCATGATTACCTAAAGGCAAAGTTTGGTCGATGGTAGTACCTTCGGCAATCTGAGTGCCGTCGAGCAACCATGTCACTGTGGTGTAGTGAACAGGAGTCACCTTGATTTCCAACTTATAATTTGTCTTGCGGTCTATCTTGGAATCAGCCAAGTCGGTGTTCAAAATACGTGGATCGTCATTTTCGCTGACAGTGAAGTATGGATCATCGTCAGAAGAGCAAGAAGACAAAGTAGATGTACCAGCCAGTGCGAAACTCATGGCGAAGAGCATCATCATAGCCTTCAAGACTTTTCCCTTATATTGTTTCATTGTCTTATTCATAATTAATTATTCTATCTATTGTCCTATAAAACTTAACATTTAATACTTAACATTAAACGCTTAACACTACTTGCTGTATCCCTTTCCGAATGGAGGATTGAAGTCTGGCTGAAGGTTTACATCAGCCTTGTCCCACCAGAGGTGCTTGTGCCAGTCGTCTGTACCACCCATGCGGTCGATGGCAGCCTTGTAGTTAGCACTGTTGTACTGACCTTCCAACTCAGGATACTGCAAACGGACAGGCATTGACCAGTTAGAATCTGTGTAAGTAAAACCATTCTTGGTCAAGAGATCACGATTCAAGATGGCAGGATAGTCAGAGCGGCGCATGTTTGCCCAACCCTCAGAAGGGTTCATCATGTGGAGAATCCAAGCCTGGGTGTTGATGGTCTCCTTAGGATTGTCACCCAACGGATTATTGGCAATGAACGCATCTATCTCTTCCTTGGAAATCTTGTTGGATGTAAGATAGTAGTTGTTGAGCAACTCCATGCTGGCACGAACACCAGCCTCGTAGTGGCTCTCTGCATCACCACCCCCAACATTCCAACCCTTGGTTGCAGCCTCAGCCTTGAGGAACTCCACCTCAGCATAGCTCATCAAGTCGCCAGGACAAGAAGGCATCTCGAAGTCGATGTTCAGGCAAGGACGACCTGCTCGGGCTATATAATCAGAGTTGGCATAAGTGTTCTTGTCTATCTCCGCATACTTCTTCAAAGTGGGAAGGTCATCAACCGTAGCTGGATTCATCCAGTCTGTGTACCAGGTAGCACCAGGGTTGCAAGGCTCTTCACCGAGATTCTTTCTCTGGAAGTAAGCCAGGAAATCATCGGTCAAGTCGATGTTCTGCTCTTTGTCTGGCTTCACCTGACTACGTTTGATATTGTAGTAGTGACGGCAGATGCGATAGAGACGAGGGTCGTTGGTATTCTGCAACTGATAGAACAAGGTAGAGCATACCATGGTAGGCGATGTGGCATCCTGACCATAGAGAATCTCTCCTAAAGCATTGGTGCGGAAATCGTAGTCGTTGGCTCCATCATAATAAGTATAAGGAGTATCGGCATATCTGATGTAAGCATCATCTGCTGCACTGGCGATAGCACCGGCAGCAACAGCCTTCTCAAACTCTTTCTTTGCCTTCTGTGGATTAACATCTGAAATGCGCATGGCATAGCGCATACGGAGCGCATTGGCATACTTCTTCCACTTAGCTATATTACCACCCATGCTGGTGACATCACCAGAAATGCGGTCGGTACCGGTGCCAAGTTGCTTCTCGCAAGCGTCAAGCTCCTCAAAGAACCAGCTGTAGAGTTCCTCTACGGTATCATACTTAGGGGTGGAGATACCTGAGATGTAACCCAGACCTGCCTCCAAACAAGGCACGTCGCCGTAGGTATCTGCCAAGACTGCCGTGAGATAGACACGATGGATACGAAGTGCCGCATTCAAGTTTGCCTTGTCTGCTGAATTGTGGATGGCATCCACAAGATTCTTGATGCTGACCTCATAGTAGCGGTCCCAGACACGACGAGCGATATCGTCCTCACGGAAGTTGGAACCTGCATAGTTGGTTACGTTCCAACCACCAGCGAAATACTGTGGAAAACCTGAGATATAGTTACGGTAGGTATCCATCAAACTGAAGTCACCATAAGTCTGCAACAAAGCAGTAGTCAACTGTGCGTTAGGGTCGAGCTCGCTCACCTTGGTCTTGTCAGTATTGATGTTGCTCAAGGTTTCATCTGAGCAAGAATTCATCGCAGTGCCGGTTGTCATCAGGGCGAAAGCCATCATCAGGCTGCTCTTACCTATATATTTCTTGATTATATTGTTCATTTTCATACATTATTATATATTAGAACTCTTCTAAAGAAATGATTTATTTTTTCGAGATTAGAACTTCACGTTCACGTTTAAACCATAGCTCTTGCGAGATGGTAGAGAGCCATATTCCAGACCGAGACCAGAGGTATTGTAACTGGAGTCTGGGTCGATGTTAGGAATATTCTTCCAAATAATGAATGGGTTACGAGCCACGAAGGATACGGTCAAGCCCTTGACATACTTGCCCAGGATGCTCTCTGGGAAGGTATAGCCGAAAGTAATCTCACGACACTTCACGTAAGAGTTGTCGTAAACGAAGGCACTCTGCACACCATTTGCCACATGCTTCCAGTAATCCTCAGGGTTCACGGCGATGTCGTTCTTACGATAAGTACCATCGCCATTGTCGATGACACCCTCTACGACAAATCCCTTGCAGTTACCTGTTTCACGCCATGCGGCAAGGTCCATACCCGAAGCCTTGCGAGCCTCCTCAGAAGTGTACCACTCCTCACGGCCTGCCAATGTTCCCTTTGCCTTACCTGTCTGGTATGCGGAACGCATGGACATAGAGTAGATGTCGGCACCTACCTTAACATCGAATGCAGCAGAGAGGCGGAAGTTCTTGTAGCTGAAGGTTGAGTAGAAACCACCTGTCCAGTCCCAAGTAGAGTTGCCGATGGTCTTGATTTTCTGGTCAACCTTTGGAAGACCAGTAGCTGCATCGACAACCACCTGACCCTTGTCGTTGTAGAGGAAGTCGTGTCCACGGATGGCTCCATAATTCTCTCCTACCTTGGCACCAACAGAAACACCGCACCAGTATGCCTTCGCCAACTCGAAGTAGTCCATACCATTGGTGAGCGACTTCACCTTGTTGGTATTCTTCGAGAAGTTGACACCCAAGTCCCAAGCGAAGTCCTTGATCTGCAAGGCACGGGCATTGAGGGCAATCTCAATACCTTGGTTCTGAATCTCACCGGCATTGATGAGGCGGTAAGCATAGCCAGAGGTGGTGGTTGAAGCCAAACTCAAAATCTGGTCCTTGGAGTTCTGGTTGTAATAGGTGGCATCCAAACCCAAGCGTCCGTTGAAGAACTTCATCTCCAAACCTACCTCGTAAGAATCTGTCATAGTAGGCTTCAAATCCTTGTTTGGCTGTGTTGAGTTGGCTATCATACCGATGGTATAACCCGAGTAGCTGTACTTGCCCGTGGTATAGTTGAGTGCCAACAGGTATGGATCAGTATCGCTACCTACCTTTGCCCAAGATGCGCGAATCTTACCGTAATTGATAAACTTCTTGTTCTTGATAAACTCGGAGAATACCAAACTACCAGATACCGAAGGATATACATATGTATTGTTATTGGTAGGGAGCGTAGATGACCTATCGCCACGGAGAGTTCCCTCCAGATAGTAAGTATGTTTGTAGCCGAGGCTCGCGCTGGCATAGAGAGAACTGATCTGTTTCTTGTACATGCTCTCACGAGTATTCTGCTCCTGATAGTTCATGATGTTCTGTATTCCATTCATCTGCTGGTTGAGACCGACGTTGGTAGTGGTCTTGTTGTTCACCTTGAAGATGTTACCACCAGCGGTAGCATTGACATCGAAGTCTCCCCATGAGTTGTTGTAGAGGGCGAGTATCTCGGCGTTGAGTGTGCGGTTGTTGAAGATTTGGTCGGTAAGCTTTCCGGCAGGAGTACCTGGAGTTGTCTTGGCGATGAAGTCCTCGAAGTTCATGTTGTTGATGTCGGTACCGATGGTACCCTGCAACTTGAGGTGGTTGTCAATGTTCCAGATGGCCTTACCCGTAAAACGGAACACGTCCTTGTCGGATGTATTGCTGTTCTTATAGAGATCCCAGTATGGGTTCTTGTTATACTGGTCGTTACCATTCCAGTTGGAATAGTTGCCGTCGGCATCCTCATAGTGCTTCAACCAAGCCTGGTCGTAGGTACCCGCCAGAGTCATGAGGTTCTTACCCACGTTGCTCTGGGAGTCACCAAGGGCAGGACGGTTCTTCACCTTCTCACGAGTATAGTTGGCGGTGAAGTCGAAGTCAACAGGACCTGCAGAGGTATTAACACGGAGGTTGAAGTTGTCACGACTCATATTGGTGTTAGGCAGGATGTCCTTGTTGCGCATATCGGTAACAGAGAAACGCATACCCGTCTTACTGGAATTAACAGAGAGGATGGCAGAGTTTTGGGTGGTGAAACCTGTGCGGAAGAAATCGGAGGCGTTGTTAGGGTGCATCAAGAATGGACGCTCCTCACCATCGAAATACTTGAACATGAAATCATCGGCCTTAGGTCCCCAACTGGTATTGGTACCAGAGGTGCTGGATGCAGGCAGCTCGCCATTGTAACCAGCGCCATATATCTCCTGGATGTCATCCCACTTAGCCAACTGGGTATCGACAGTGTAAGAACCATTGTACTCCACGGAAATCTTATCCTTCTCCGCCTTCTTGGTCGTAATCAAGATAACACCGTGGGAAGCACGGCTACCATAAAGGGCAGAGGCAGCAGGACCTTTCAATACGGTCATCGTCTCAATATCATCAGGATTGATGGCAGAGATTCCATCACCCAGATCATAACCGCCACTTTCACCAGCACTGCCAAAGTTTGTATTATCCAAAGGCACACCATCCACCACGTAGAGAGGCTGGTTGTTGCCTGCCATTTCTGTATTACCACGAAGGAGCACGCGGGTAGAACCAGAAGCACCGCCAGCCGTATTCTGCACGACGAGACCAGCCACCTTACCTGAAAGAGAGTTGATGACATTGGTTTCCTTCGCCTTGCTGAGTTCCTCACCCTTCACTTCCTCCAAGCCATAGCCCAGGGCCTTGCGGTCTCGCTTGATACCAAGGGCGGTGACAACTACCTCATTCAAGACCTTACCATCCTCTTGCATCTGTATTTTCATGCCATTAGCAGCTTTCACGGTCATCGTCTTGTAACCGATGTAGCTCACTTCGAGCGTTACTCCAGGCTTGCAATTCAGCGTAAAGTTACCATCCAGATCGGTAACGGCACCGTTGGTTGTACCAGCCACCTTCACGCTTGCACCAATCAAGGTTTCGCCAGTAGCATCCACCACTGTACCCTTGATACCTTGGTTCTGCTGAACGCTCATAGCAGCATTGTTCATCTGGGCAGCGAGGATGGCAGAAGTAGGCATCCACATCAAACTTGCACCGAGCATGCCGAGAAACATGGTTTTCTTTCTCATAATAGATATTTTGTTTTTAGTTTAACATTATTCTTTCCCAAAGATTCCTTCGAGAATCCAAGGAGCATTCACCTTCATACTCTTGAAACGGTCGAAGATGCCATACTTCTCAGAGCCGTTGCCGAAGTGGTTGTTGTCCCAAACGAAAGTAGAGAAGCCTCGTTTGCGAGCCTCCGTAGTCAAGAACTTACAGTAGTAGGTCATGTTTTCATGCACTTTCACTGAGTTTGACTTATAGTGGTCGGTTACTCCCCATTCTCCTATTACGACACCCAGTCCTTTGTTGCTCCAGGTATTCATTGCCTTATCGAAGAAATCCGTCATCGTCTTCTCATTTTCAGCAGGTATCTTGCCAACATCCTTGTAGACATCACCCCAGTAATCGTAGGCGCAATCGCCGGCATAGCTCCATGGCTGATAGTAGTGGAACTCCACACTCATATAGTTGTTGCCATTGCCTTCGGCATCCTTCGGAATGATGAATCCTCCATTCTCGATGCCAAACCAAGGGTTGCAAACGTAAGTCTGCAAGATGAGGTGGCGCTTGGCATTGTTGCCGCCTGTGGCACGAACCATATCCACGAATATCTGATTGTAAGCATTCTGCACTTCGAGGTTCTCGACAGTAGGCTTGCTCCAGTTGTCCCTGACGTGAACCTCATTGGTACCGGCGAAAGCCAAGCGGCTGTCATAATTGGCAAACTCAGAGGCGATATTCATCCAGAGGAGCGCAAGCTTTTGGCAGTTTTCATCCTTATATTGATAGGTAGGACGACCTTCGAGCCATTTTTCATGATGCGCATTGATGATAACCTTGAGGTCATTATCCAGACACCAACCCACTACCTCCTTGATACGAGCAATCCAAGCCTTGTCGATGCTCATCGCCTGAGCATTGGTAATGTGGCACTGCCAACGGATTGGAATACGGATGGCATTGAAACCTGCCTTCTTCACGGCTTGTATCATCTTTTTGGTGACAACGGGATTGCCCCAAGCTGTCTCTGCATGGATGGAACCGTCAGGGTTGCCAATCTGCATCGACTCTCCATCCTGTCCAGGAGCTGAGCACTCGAATTCATTGCCGAGATTCCAACCTAATACATTCTTGTTCCATTGCTTGGCGGTAGGAATCGATTCGCTTGTATCAGGCGTATCCACCACCGAAGGACTAGCACTGCAAGAAAATACAGTAAACATACTTACAAATAGCAAGCAGGTTTTCAAAAGGTTCATTTTCATTATTAAGTTTATTGTTGTTTATGCTTAATTGTTTATTCATTGCGAGTTATTGTTTAGACTTGGCTGCAAAAGTATAGAAAAGAGGAAAAAACCAGGTTAGAATGCAAACAAAAAAGGTTTCAAATCTGACTTATCGCCAGGTCTGAAACCTTACATTTATATATAACTAACTGAATATCAGATAGTAGTAATTTTACTTTCTTTACCAGCAATTTACACTGCTCATTTTATCCATACTTACTCGGTGACACCCCGAAATGTTTCTTGAAGACTGTACTGAAGTACTTTACGTTTACAAATCCTGTCTTCACAGAGACATCCAAGACGCTATCGCCTTGCTTCAGATACTGGGCTGCCTGCTCCAAACGGATGAGTCGTATGAAGTCTTGCGGCCCTTGCCCCGTCAGAGTCTTCAACTTGCCATAGAAGAGGGTGCGGCTCATCGCCATCTCCCGGCAAAGGCGGTCGATGGTGAAGTCGGTGTCGCTCAGGTTATCGAGGACGAGACGGGTTGCTTTCTCAACGAAAGCTTGGTCCATCGGATCCAATTCCGGTTCTTTTTCATCGGAAGATTTATTCTTTCCATCGGAAGCGGATGGCACGGAAGATTCGCTTGGCAACAGGCTCTTTTGAGACGATTGCCCAGAGTCCTCTCCTCTGACGATGGCGAGACTTCGCTCCATATAGTATTGACTCAGACGACAACGGTTCTTCAACATGCTCGCTATCTTGCTGGCAAGAATGGCAGAGTCGAATGGCTTGGCAATGTAATCGTCTGCTCCAAGGTCTAAACCTTCTATCATGAAGTCGCGACCAGCCTTCGCCGTCAGGAGAATGACAGGCAGCCAACTGGTCTCCTTGTTTTCCTTGATGCGACGGCAGAGTTCGTCGCCCTGCATACCCGGCATCATCACATCGGATATCACGATGTCGCACTCGCCATTCTCTGCCAGATAGTTCAAGGCTGCCTCACCACTCTCCACATCCACCACATGATATTGGTCAGCGAAAGCCATACGGATGTATTGATGGAGGTCTTCGTTGTCATCTACAAAAAGGAGCGTGTCCTTAAGGGATTCCTCTGATTTTATTTTTTCATCGGCAGACACGGAGGTATCTGAAGTTTCTGGCAGACTTGCTGGCTTGGAAGAAACGGGAACATTAACATTTCCGTTATCAGGCAAAACAACCAAGAAAGCAGTTCCCTTGCCTTCCTCGCTCTCGAACGTTAACATTCCTCCCAGTTTCTGCACAAGCTGGCGAGTGAGCATCAAGCCCAAGCCACTGCCCATCTCCTGAGAGTTGACCGCATTGGAGGCACGGAAAAAACTCTGGAAGATATGCCTTGCCTCGGATTTCGGGATACCGATGCCGGTATCGCTCACCTGGATGCAGACCTGCTTGCCAACCTCATCGATCGAAGCAGAGACGGTGATGGTTCCACCCACCGGCGTATATTTTACGGCATTGGAGAGCAGATTCTCGAATATCAAATCCATCATAGAAAGATCGGTAGAGAAGGTATGCTGTCCACAGGTTGTCAACCGAAGACTGATATGTTTCTCCTGGGCAGACATCTGGAACTTATCCACCTGCTGACGCAAGAGGACAGACAGCTCCACATTCTGCAAGTGGACTTGTGTCTTCGCTACGGCTATTTTCTGGAAATCAAGCAACTCGGTCACCATCCTCAGAAGCTTTTCGCCATTACGCAGTGCCATCTCCAAGAACTTTCGGCTCTTATCGCCCAGTGTAGTATCCTTCGCCAAGTCGGCAAGAGGTGCCAGCACAAGACTCAAAGGGGTACGGATGTTATGAGCGGTATTCACAAAGAAGTTGATTTTGTCATCGTAGTACTTGCGATGCAAACGCTCCCTGTAGTAATCCCAGCCGAAATAGACGATAGCACCAAAGATGCTGAGATAGACAATCCATGCCCACCAAGAGTTCCACCATGGTTGGGCGATATGAATGCGCAAGGTGGATTCTCCCAAAATGCGTCCGTTGCTCCTACCCATTGCCTTGACATGCAAGGTGTAACTGCCAGGAGGCAAGGTGGCGAAACGAGCCTGCTGGTAGGCAGAAGGCACACTCCACTGATGGTCATACCCCTCCAAATAATACTGGTATTGAATGTCGTGCTGATACTGGTAATTGATGCTCTCGAAATACACGATGAGAGTATTCTCGCTGTGTGAAAAGCTCATCTTGCCAGTCTGCAACATCTTGAAGAGTTCTGCATTCCAATCTTCCTGTTGGGCAGCCTCATCGAAAGTCTTTCCTTCCACCTCAACACCCGTGATATGAAGAGGAGCCTTGTAGTT contains the following coding sequences:
- a CDS encoding glycoside hydrolase family 5 protein — encoded protein: MKMNLLKTCLLFVSMFTVFSCSASPSVVDTPDTSESIPTAKQWNKNVLGWNLGNEFECSAPGQDGESMQIGNPDGSIHAETAWGNPVVTKKMIQAVKKAGFNAIRIPIRWQCHITNAQAMSIDKAWIARIKEVVGWCLDNDLKVIINAHHEKWLEGRPTYQYKDENCQKLALLWMNIASEFANYDSRLAFAGTNEVHVRDNWSKPTVENLEVQNAYNQIFVDMVRATGGNNAKRHLILQTYVCNPWFGIENGGFIIPKDAEGNGNNYMSVEFHYYQPWSYAGDCAYDYWGDVYKDVGKIPAENEKTMTDFFDKAMNTWSNKGLGVVIGEWGVTDHYKSNSVKVHENMTYYCKFLTTEARKRGFSTFVWDNNHFGNGSEKYGIFDRFKSMKVNAPWILEGIFGKE
- a CDS encoding hybrid sensor histidine kinase/response regulator transcription factor, with translation MLMLSNLNTDNGLSSARVYSIVEAEDGAMWISTKRGVDRYNGQQVRNYTLATDMQFSDASGRNIKLTKNSQQHIYAYDNKGKIYIYNKVKDTFQLQVNLMNVLGGSVVLNDLLVDDKGCFWMALDRGVYMMAPLSIAGSKDKTAYSSPNKGKYILKNIYVNHIRFFGKQLLIGSPSGVFVYSQNAAQPRLLLRGYSVLSSYHDVKAHQIWLGTFHRGILLLDDRTWKPLSSLTQFSSLSDIPLIPVRSIIPYDAATILMAVDGAGVYAYDKKTCKTNLLLNTDGRPENVLHGNGVYALCKDHLGDLWMGSYSGGVDMAIPMEHTLEFVRHEYLNSQSLINNDVNDVMQSVDAQGHNSKIWYATDKGVSIYDEQTHLWHHSLYNKVALTLCQTADGKVLVGTYGDGIFQVHADGSSSRAYSVSNGKLKTDYVYSIFKDSEGGLWIGCLDGDLVYIPSSLEKNGKVDNSVNYLPINEVQSIVESPDKKMIAVGTTHGCYRIDKRSLRVSRFFYPSEFPSVDYNFFVNAMDFQDARHIWIATDGGGLYLYDWQKHQVKNYTISQSLPSNTVYALVKTPIGKVWMSTDKGLAFIDHGKVTNLNFFKGLEREYKRMAVVRTQDGRMIFGSSEGAVVLASKFARGLNYKAPLHITGVEVEGKTFDEAAQQEDWNAELFKMLQTGKMSFSHSENTLIVYFESINYQYQHDIQYQYYLEGYDHQWSVPSAYQQARFATLPPGSYTLHVKAMGRSNGRILGESTLRIHIAQPWWNSWWAWIVYLSIFGAIVYFGWDYYRERLHRKYYDDKINFFVNTAHNIRTPLSLVLAPLADLAKDTTLGDKSRKFLEMALRNGEKLLRMVTELLDFQKIAVAKTQVHLQNVELSVLLRQQVDKFQMSAQEKHISLRLTTCGQHTFSTDLSMMDLIFENLLSNAVKYTPVGGTITVSASIDEVGKQVCIQVSDTGIGIPKSEARHIFQSFFRASNAVNSQEMGSGLGLMLTRQLVQKLGGMLTFESEEGKGTAFLVVLPDNGNVNVPVSSKPASLPETSDTSVSADEKIKSEESLKDTLLFVDDNEDLHQYIRMAFADQYHVVDVESGEAALNYLAENGECDIVISDVMMPGMQGDELCRRIKENKETSWLPVILLTAKAGRDFMIEGLDLGADDYIAKPFDSAILASKIASMLKNRCRLSQYYMERSLAIVRGEDSGQSSQKSLLPSESSVPSASDGKNKSSDEKEPELDPMDQAFVEKATRLVLDNLSDTDFTIDRLCREMAMSRTLFYGKLKTLTGQGPQDFIRLIRLEQAAQYLKQGDSVLDVSVKTGFVNVKYFSTVFKKHFGVSPSKYG
- a CDS encoding glycoside hydrolase family 3 N-terminal domain-containing protein; the encoded protein is MKKLLLSISMLAFAYTTSANVPVIKSNPKIEAQVEQTLKKLTLEEKIGQMMELVTDLFGANDKNGVFYIDEHKTDSIFSRYKIGSILNAPNTCAPTAKQWEKYIEQIQKISMKRIGIPCVFGLDQNHGSTYTQDGTLFPQNINVAATFNREIARHSAEATAYETRAVSVPWTYSPTVDLGRDARWPRIWENFGEDCYLSSEMGKAMVYGFQGEDPNNIDQYHIATSMKHFMGYGVPWTGKDRTPAYISPANLREKHFAPFLAGLQAGALTVMVNSASVNGMPMHANKEILTGWLKEETGWDGVLITDWADINNLYTREMVAKDKKDALRIAINAGIDMIMEPYSCDACGYLIELVKEGKIPMSRIDDACRRVLRMKYRLDLFKNPTQKLKNYPKFGGEEFAKLALEGATESMVLLKNERNILPLQHGKKILLTGPNANQMRCLDGGWSYTWQGHRTDEFAGKYNTIYEAFCNEYGKENVILNQGVTYNEKGKYWEENEPQILGAVAAAKDADVIVACIGENSYTETPGNLTDLWLSENQRNLVKALAQTGKPVILVLNEGRPRLIADIEPLAQGIIDILIPGNMGGDALVNLVSGKSNFSGKMPYTYPKEINSLANYDFKKSEEVGTMEGAYDYNAKITQQWGFGYGLSYTSYQYSNLKVSKSDFRHGDIIKVSVDVKNTGKVAGKESILLFSSDLVASMVPDGRRLRAFDKVELQPGETKTVTFELKADDLAFVGWDGKWRLEEGDFKLMIADQTASVHCADTYLWQTANR
- a CDS encoding SusD/RagB family nutrient-binding outer membrane lipoprotein, yielding MNNIIKKYIGKSSLMMAFALMTTGTAMNSCSDETLSNINTDKTKVSELDPNAQLTTALLQTYGDFSLMDTYRNYISGFPQYFAGGWNVTNYAGSNFREDDIARRVWDRYYEVSIKNLVDAIHNSADKANLNAALRIHRVYLTAVLADTYGDVPCLEAGLGYISGISTPKYDTVEELYSWFFEELDACEKQLGTGTDRISGDVTSMGGNIAKWKKYANALRMRYAMRISDVNPQKAKKEFEKAVAAGAIASAADDAYIRYADTPYTYYDGANDYDFRTNALGEILYGQDATSPTMVCSTLFYQLQNTNDPRLYRICRHYYNIKRSQVKPDKEQNIDLTDDFLAYFQRKNLGEEPCNPGATWYTDWMNPATVDDLPTLKKYAEIDKNTYANSDYIARAGRPCLNIDFEMPSCPGDLMSYAEVEFLKAEAATKGWNVGGGDAESHYEAGVRASMELLNNYYLTSNKISKEEIDAFIANNPLGDNPKETINTQAWILHMMNPSEGWANMRRSDYPAILNRDLLTKNGFTYTDSNWSMPVRLQYPELEGQYNSANYKAAIDRMGGTDDWHKHLWWDKADVNLQPDFNPPFGKGYSK
- a CDS encoding SusC/RagA family TonB-linked outer membrane protein, with amino-acid sequence MRKKTMFLGMLGASLMWMPTSAILAAQMNNAAMSVQQNQGIKGTVVDATGETLIGASVKVAGTTNGAVTDLDGNFTLNCKPGVTLEVSYIGYKTMTVKAANGMKIQMQEDGKVLNEVVVTALGIKRDRKALGYGLEEVKGEELSKAKETNVINSLSGKVAGLVVQNTAGGASGSTRVLLRGNTEMAGNNQPLYVVDGVPLDNTNFGSAGESGGYDLGDGISAINPDDIETMTVLKGPAASALYGSRASHGVILITTKKAEKDKISVEYNGSYTVDTQLAKWDDIQEIYGAGYNGELPASSTSGTNTSWGPKADDFMFKYFDGEERPFLMHPNNASDFFRTGFTTQNSAILSVNSSKTGMRFSVTDMRNKDILPNTNMSRDNFNLRVNTSAGPVDFDFTANYTREKVKNRPALGDSQSNVGKNLMTLAGTYDQAWLKHYEDADGNYSNWNGNDQYNKNPYWDLYKNSNTSDKDVFRFTGKAIWNIDNHLKLQGTIGTDINNMNFEDFIAKTTPGTPAGKLTDQIFNNRTLNAEILALYNNSWGDFDVNATAGGNIFKVNNKTTTNVGLNQQMNGIQNIMNYQEQNTRESMYKKQISSLYASASLGYKHTYYLEGTLRGDRSSTLPTNNNTYVYPSVSGSLVFSEFIKNKKFINYGKIRASWAKVGSDTDPYLLALNYTTGKYSYSGYTIGMIANSTQPNKDLKPTMTDSYEVGLEMKFFNGRLGLDATYYNQNSKDQILSLASTTTSGYAYRLINAGEIQNQGIEIALNARALQIKDFAWDLGVNFSKNTNKVKSLTNGMDYFELAKAYWCGVSVGAKVGENYGAIRGHDFLYNDKGQVVVDAATGLPKVDQKIKTIGNSTWDWTGGFYSTFSYKNFRLSAAFDVKVGADIYSMSMRSAYQTGKAKGTLAGREEWYTSEEARKASGMDLAAWRETGNCKGFVVEGVIDNGDGTYRKNDIAVNPEDYWKHVANGVQSAFVYDNSYVKCREITFGYTFPESILGKYVKGLTVSFVARNPFIIWKNIPNIDPDSSYNTSGLGLEYGSLPSRKSYGLNVNVKF